The segment AGATTAAGCAAGATGTTGGGAGCTATGAGAGAACAAAGAGCTTTTATATAGCTCAGTTATTTGTTTTGACTAAGTTCTGTCTCTTTAACTTGTGGGTTCTCCTTTTGGTCATATGGATTTTTCAAACAGGCTCCACTATCGATTAAATTTATTTAGGTAGAACTTCCCTCAGAAATCTTCCCGTCCAGGTGTCCGTTTTTGCAACCTCCTCGGGAGTTCCTGTAGCAACGACCATTCCTCCCCTCTCTCCACCCTCAGGACCCAAGTCTATGACCCAGTCCGCACACTTTATGAGGTCTAAGTTGTGCTCAATAACTATTACTGTGTTCCCCTTATCAACCAACTTTTGGAGTACGTCTATCAGCTTTTTGACATCGTGAATGTGAAGTCCCGTTGTTGGTTCGTCTAAAATGTAGAGGGTATTTCCCGTTCCCCTCTTTGAGAGCTCCTTTGCAAGTTTCACCCTTTGAGCCTCTCCCCCCGAGAGAGTCGTTGCAGGCTGTCCCAACTTTATGTAACCAAGCCCAACGTCGTAAAGCGTCTTCAACCTGTTGAAAATCTTTGGATGGTTCTTAAAGAACTCCATTGCCTCCTCAACTGTCATCTCAAGAACGTCGTGGATGTTCTTCCCCTTGTACCTAATTTCGAGGGTCTCCCTGTTGAACCTCTTACCCTGACACACATCACACGTTACGTAAACGTCTGGAAGGAAGTGCATCTCAATCTTTACAACCCCATCTCCCTTACAGGCCTCGCACCTTCCACCGGGAACGTTGAAGGAGAACCTTCCCTTCCTGTACCCCCTTGCCCTTGCCTCCGGCGTTGATGCAAAGAGCTCCCTAATCGGCGTAAACAGGTCAACGTACGTTGCAGGGTTTGAACGGGGCGTTCTACCTATCGGCGACTGGTCGACTCTTATAACCTTATCTATAAATTCAATCCCTTCAATTCTCTCGTGTTTTCCTGGAATAACCTTACTCTTGTAAATCTCCTTAGCAAGTGCTTTGTAGAGTATTTCGTTAATAAGTGTCGACTTTCCAGAACCTGAAACACCTGTAACGCAGACAAAGAGTCCTAAGGGAATTTCAACTGTTACGTTCTTAAGGTTGTGCTCCGATGCCCCAACTACCCTTAACCACTTGTCCTTCGGTTTTCTCCTCTCCTTTGGAACCTCAATTTTCAGTTTTCCTGAGAGGTACTTTCCCGTTAGGGAGTTAGGGTTCTCCTTTATTTCCTCTGGAGCTCCCTTTGCTACAACCTCCCCTCCGTGAACTCCTGCTCCGGGGCCCATGTCTATTACGTAGTCTGCACTCTCTATCGTTTCTGTATCGTGTTCAACGACAACAACTGTATTTCCCAAGTTCCTCAAGTTTTTAAGCGTTTCAATGAGCCTCTTGTTGTCCCTCTGGTGGAGTCCGATACTCGGTTCATCCAAAACGTACAGAACGCCTGAAAGCCTTGAACCTATTTGTGTTGCAAGCCTAATTCTCTGAGATTCACCCCCCGAAAGGGTTGATGTTCTCCTGTCAAGTGTCAGGTAGTCAAGCCCCACATCTAATAGAAACTTCAGCCTGTTCCTTATCTCCTTTAGGATTCTCTCTGCTATCCTCTCCTTCTGGCCTGAAAACTTTACCTTTTCGAAGAACCCGTAGCACCCTTCAACCGTCATGGACTCAACGTCTGCTATGTTTAAGCCCTCAATTTTTACAGATAGCGCCTCCCTGTTCAGTCTCCTTCCTTTACACTTGTTACACTCAACTTCCCTCAGATATGGCTCTATCAGCTCCTTCACGTAATCGGACTCTGTCTCCCTGTACCTCCTCTCCAAGTGCTTTACTATTCCCTCAAAGTAGTAAGGCCTGTAGTTTCCCCTGCTGAATGGAACTGTATTAAATACCCTCACTGGAGTCTTTTCAGAGTAGAGGAGAAGATTCAACTGTTCCTTAGATAGTTCCCTTACAGGAGTGTAGGGGGATATTCCCAACTCCTCACAGCCGGTCTCTATTAAGTCCTTTATGTACTCAAACTTTGCCCTTTTAGAGAGCTCCACAGATTCAACAACGGGAGAATCAAAGTCTAAAAGGAGTTCCGGGTCAACTGCAAGTTTAAATCCAAGTCCTCCGCACTCAGGACAGGCTCCTAAAGGACTGTTGAACGAAAAGAGCCTCGGAGAGATTTCCCTGTAGCTAAAACCGCATATTGGGCAGGAGCCCTTAGTTGATAGTGTTTCCTCCTCCTTTGTGTCGTAGTTTTGAACTGTTACAAGTCCATCAGAAAGGTTAACTGCAATCTCTACAGAGTCAGCTATTCTCGTTTTATCCTTACTTGAAACCTTTATCCTGTCAACAATTACATCAATTGAGTGCTTTACTTTCTTTTCAAGTTTTAGGTTTAAAACCTCCTCTGCCCTGTACTCCTTTCCATCTATTCTGAATCTTCTAAACCCCTGCCTTGTGAGTTTCTCAAAGAGCTCCCTGTGCTCCCCCTTTCTCTCCCTCACCACAGGCGAAATTATCAAAATTCTGCTCCCTTCGAGTTTCAAAATCCTATCTACGATTTCCTGAACAGTTTGAGGTTCAATCGGAACGTTGCACTTGGGACAGTAGGGAGTTCCGACCCTTGCAAAGAGGAGCCTTAAATAGTCGTGAATCTCCGTTGTCGTTCCAACCGTTGAGCGGGGATTTTTTGAGACAGTCTTCTGCTCAATCGATATTGCAGGAGACAGTCCCTCTATAAGATCAACTTCCGGTTTTTCCATGAGCTGGAGGAACTGCCTTGCATAGGCCGATAGACTCTCAACGTACCTCCTCTGCCCCTCTGCATAGAGCGTATCAAAGGCAAGAGAAGATTTTCCCGAGCCGGAAACCCCCGTAATTACAACCAGTTTGTTTTTAGGAATTTCGACGTCAACGTTCTTTAAATTGTGTTCCCTTGCACCCTTAACAACAATTTTGTCCTTCATTGGAGCTCCTTAGTGAATTCAGTTAGAAAAATAGACAAATTTTTCCTTTAGGAAATCTCTAACTTATCCATAGAAAGTTTCTATTGATTTATCCCGGTTCTATAGATATATTTGCCTTGAAATTTCAATTGCAATTAATTATCATTTTTAATAACAAAATACCAAACCTTAGGAGGAGGAGAAATGGCACTTGTAGGCCAAAAAGCACCTGAGTTTTGCCTAAATGCATACGATCCTGTTAAGAAGGAGTACACAGAGGTTAAACTCTCAGACTATGCAGGAAAGTTTTTAGTTCTATGCTTCTATCCTGCAGACTTTACTTTCGTCTGCCCAACAGAGATTGCAGCAGTGAACGCTAAAATTGATGAAATCAGGGAGCTCGGAGCAGAGGTTCTTGCAGTATCAACTGATACACACTTCAGCCACCAAATCTTCTGTGAAACAGAGCCTCTTCTAAAGGACCTTAAGTTTCCCCTTGCCGCAGACCCAACAGGAAAGACCGCAAGGGATTACGGTGTCTACATTGAGGAAGCAGGACTTGCAAGAAGGGGAAGGTTTATTATCAACCCTGACGGCGTAATCGTTGCCGAGGAAGTTCTAAATCCACCTGTTGGTAGAAACGTTAACGAACTTCTAAGACAGCTCTCTGCTTGGAAGTACGTTTACGAAAATCCTGATGAGGTATGCCCTGCAAACTGGAGACCTGGCAAAAAGACCCTCAAGCCTGGTCCAGACATTGCCGGAAAGGTTGGAACAGTTGTTACAATTGATGACATTCTATCTTAAAAGTAAGGGGGAGTACTCCCCCTTAACTACTTCAAAACTACTTCTTTCCAGTACTTTCTTATCATCTCCTTTGTACTCTTAGGAAGTGGAACGTACCCTAACTTTACAGCAATTTTATCTCCATTCTTAAACGACCAGTCAAAGAAGTCCACAACCAATTTGTTCTTTTCCTTCTTTTCCCTTGGAAGGAGAATAACGCTCGTAGCAGTTAAAGGCCAGCTCTCCTTACCAGGTTGAAGCAGAAGGTTTCCTAGTAGGTAGAAGTGGTCCTTCAAATTCCAATTTGCGTGGGACGCCGCTGCTTTAAACGTTTTTTCGTTAGGCTTAACAAAGTTTCCTTCCCTTGTTTGAAGCTGAGCAGCCTTTAGATTGTTCTGAAGCTTGTAGGCATACTCAACGTAACCTATTGCTCCGGGAGTCTGTTTTACATAGTTTGTAACCCCTGCATTTCCTTTTGCTCCAATTCCAGCTGGCCAGTTTACGACCTTTCCATATCCTATTTTGTTTTTCCACTCAGGACATACGTTACTGAGCCAATAGGTAAAGTTCCAGGTTGTACCTGAGCCTTCGGCTCTGTGGACAACTGTTATCCTCTGGTGTGTTAATTTCACGTTAGGATTATTCTTCCTTATTTCTGGGTCATCCCAGTACTTTACTCTTCCCATGAAAATGTCACAAACTTCCTTGTTTGAGAGCTTAAGTTCAGTATCCCCTACACCGGGAAGATTGTAAACGACAACTATTGAACCAACTATTGCGGGAAACTGGTATAGTTTCCTCTTGTCAAGCTCCTTTGGTGGTAACATTTCGTCCGAGCCACCAAAGTCAACAGTCCTTTCGGTTACCTGCCTGATTCCTCCCCCTGAACCTATTGCCTGATAGTTAACTTTAACTCCTGTTGCCTTTTCGTATTCCTTTGCCCAGTTTGCATAGACCGGATAGGGAAACGTTGCCCCTGCACCGTTAATTACTGTTTTCTTTTCTGTCCTTTTTCCTTCTTCCTTTTTTCCTCCCCAACACCCAAAAAACAAAACTGCAGCAGAAAGGGATAGAGCAGTTATCTTTTTCATCCTTCCTCCTAATTAAAGTATTTTTTATTTTAACCAAATGTCCTACCATTTGACTTTCGTAACTGCCATAAGTGTGTTCTTATCCTCTCCCGCATCGTCAATTAGTCTATCATCAACAACAGTGAATCTTACGTGTTTACTGTAGTCCCACCAAGCACCGTAAACAAAGTGGTCCCTTTCATCGTTTGATTTATCATCGTTAGGGTCCCAGTGGTCATACCTTCCTAAAATTCCAACCGAATACCCTGTAAAGGGCTTTAATTTTAAGTCTGCATTGAACGAGTATCCTTTTTGGTCTACATCGTTCTTGTTGTAGTAATCGTCCCTATCCCAGATGTACTGGGCTGCAACCAAAAAGTATGGATTGTTGTAAACTGCATGGACTTGATAAATGTGTCTATCCATATCCTGCCCTTTAAGGTCAAAGATGTGAGCTGTATGTCCAGAAAGCGTAAAGTCTTCAAATAGATTAAGTGAAAGTCTTCCCTCCAAGGATTTTCCAAAGTGCTCACTATTTTCCTCTCCGTGGTATCCCTCACCGTTGAATATTCCAAACTGCCATGAAGCTATTGAGTATTTTCCTTTGAATGAAACACCCAAGTCTGCCGAGTTTTCTAGGCCTGCCCCCTCCTTGTTCTCTATTAGGGTCTCCTCAACATCCCTGTGGAGCCAACCGTGGTGCTCCTCCCAGTCGTGCCACGGCCTGTGGGCAAGGCCAATTTCAACTCCGGTGTGGGGAAAAACGTTGTGAAAGTAAACGTAAGCGTGCTTAATTCTTGCAACGTAGGAACCGTTCAAGTCTCCAGCCCTGTCTCCGTTCTTGGCCTTTGCCTGGTGGACGTCCAACGTTGTTCTGAAGTAATCTCTATCGTTAAAGTATCCGCGGAGTTCCACGTAGTTTCTTGTAATTCTAAAAGCATTATTATGAGATGGATTCTTCAGATCCGCATCGTAATGAAGATATGCCTCTCCACCAATTTTTATCTTCTTATCTTTTGAAACAACAGTAGTTCCACTTGAACGGGAAGGAATTTTTATCTCTACAGGTTTTCTTCCGGGACCTGGAGTTAGGTAGAGCCTTCCCTCACTATCAACGTAGAGGTGATTTACAGGAGTTCCATTAATTAAAATAGTGTCGGCCCTTGACTGAAGGGAAATGATTGATGTTAGAGTTAACGTTAGAATCAGGAACTTTCTCATTTTTTCCTCCAAAGGTTTAAATTTCCCTTACAGAAAGTTTATCCTATTAATTGTTAAGAAAGTGTTAAGATTTAGGAGGTTAACTTGAAAAAGCTTTTAAAACTTTTATTGCCCTTAGTTTTAGTTGTTTCCTGTACCTATGAACTTTCAATCCCGGAGAGCAAACTCGAGTCCTACGTTTGTAAGGAATTTCCCAAGAAGAGTGAAATTTTTCTATCAAAAGTAATAGTTAAAAATCCAGATTTAAAGCTATTGGGTAACAATAAAGGGGAGCTTTCTTTTTATTTAGAAGTAGTTCCCCCTTTGGGAAAGGAAATAGATGCTAAAGTTGATGCCATTGGAACCTTTCAGTTTGATTCAAAAACGAAGACACTCTACCTTGTTGACTTAAAACCCAAAGATGTTGTACTAAATGGAAAGAAGTTTGAAAGTGATTTAGTAAACAAAACAGTTAATTTTATTATTAGAGATGTACTTAAAGGAATTCCTGTCTATAAAATAGAAGGAAAAAAAGCGAAACTCGTAAAGGGAATAGAGATTAAAAGAGGGAAATTAGTTGTTAAGTTAGGAATTTAACTTCCGTTTCTCTTAACTTTTAAATATTTAGCCATTAACCTTGCTACTCTATAGTTCTTTGATTCATTTGCAAGGTCTAAAGGAGTTTTTCCTCTTTGGTTTTTAATACTTGGGTCTGCTCCGTTTTCTAAGAGAACCTTGGTAGCGGCATAACTTCCTTTAGAGGTTCCACAGTAGTGAAGGGGGGTATTTCCATAGTTGTCCTTTTCGTTAACTTTAGCTCCATTTTCTATCAGGAGCTTTGCAGTTTTAGGTCTGTTGTATATACAGACGAGGTGGAGAGGAGTATAACCGTACTTGTCCCTTTCGTTAACTTTAGCTCCTTTTTCTATTAAAAGTTTTGCTACCTCGTAGCTTCCTCTAACAACAGCTTCATGGAGAGGAGTGAATCCGAAATAGTCCTTAGCGTTAATTTTTGCTCCATGTTTTATTAAGAACCTTGCAAAATCAACACTGTTTGCATCTACAGCGTAGTACAAAGGAGTCTGACCGAATTTGTTCTTTATATCAACTGGAATTTTTCCCGAAGCAATCAGCTCTTCGGCCTTTTCAAAGTCGTGGTTCCTTAATGAGAAGAAGAACTCCCTCTTTATTTTTTTATCAACTTGAATACTCTGAGCCTTCTGGGCAAAGGAGTAACTAATCGGAGATGCTGCTATGAGTAGCGATAGAATTAGAGCTCTCTTCATTTTCTCTCTCCCTGAGATTTCTTAAAACTTCTATGAGTTCATCTAAACTTTTCACGTCAAAATATAGTTTCCTATCCGGTGTGAAAACAGCCCCCTTCTCTTTAACAAAGGAGACAAGTGTTTCGGGCGATACGTTTGGACTTTCTCCGAAGGAGATTATGGCCTTCATGGAGGGAGTAACTGATACCTCCTTTATTCCTAACTCCTTGGCTATCTTCTTAATCTGCATAGTTTTAAAGAGATTAACAACAGGGTCTGGTAGGTATCCCCTAAGCTTTTTCAAATTGTCCAAGAACTCTTCAGGATTTTCTGAGGATGCCATTTGGGAGTAAAGCTTTACCTTTTCCTTCGGGTCTTCAATAAATGTATCTGGAATGAAGGCTTCAAATGGTATGTTAATCTTAACGTCCTCCTCTTCCCTTTCCTTCGTTACTTCCTCAAGAAGCTTTGTGTAAAGCTCAAGTCCTACAGACTCAACAAATCCGCTCTGTTTAGGTCCTAAGAGAGTTCCGGCTCCCCTTATTTCAAGGTCCCTAAGGGCAAGTTGAAATCCTCCACCCAACGGGGACAGTTTTTTCATTGCCTCAAGTCTCTTAATCGCCTCGGGAGTAAGCTTAACATTCGGAGAAGTCAGCAGGTAACAGTACCCCTTCTCAACCCCCCTTCCTACCCTTCCTTTAAGCTGGTAGAGCTGTGAAAGGCCAAACCTTTCGGCTCCAATCACTATCAGCGTATTCGCACTTGGAACGTCAAGACCTGATTCAACTATCGATGTTGAAACCAAAACCTGAATTTTTCCCTCAAAGAACTGGTGCATCGTTTTCTCTATCTGGGAGCTCCTCATTTGGCCGTGTACAATTTCTACCTTTACATCTGGAAAGAGCTTCTCCACCTTCTCCTTGATTTCAGGAAGTGCCGATATATCGTTGTGAACTATAAATACCTGACCGCTTCTTGAGATTTCCCTTTCAACTGC is part of the Balnearium lithotrophicum genome and harbors:
- the uvrA gene encoding excinuclease ABC subunit UvrA, with protein sequence MKDKIVVKGAREHNLKNVDVEIPKNKLVVITGVSGSGKSSLAFDTLYAEGQRRYVESLSAYARQFLQLMEKPEVDLIEGLSPAISIEQKTVSKNPRSTVGTTTEIHDYLRLLFARVGTPYCPKCNVPIEPQTVQEIVDRILKLEGSRILIISPVVRERKGEHRELFEKLTRQGFRRFRIDGKEYRAEEVLNLKLEKKVKHSIDVIVDRIKVSSKDKTRIADSVEIAVNLSDGLVTVQNYDTKEEETLSTKGSCPICGFSYREISPRLFSFNSPLGACPECGGLGFKLAVDPELLLDFDSPVVESVELSKRAKFEYIKDLIETGCEELGISPYTPVRELSKEQLNLLLYSEKTPVRVFNTVPFSRGNYRPYYFEGIVKHLERRYRETESDYVKELIEPYLREVECNKCKGRRLNREALSVKIEGLNIADVESMTVEGCYGFFEKVKFSGQKERIAERILKEIRNRLKFLLDVGLDYLTLDRRTSTLSGGESQRIRLATQIGSRLSGVLYVLDEPSIGLHQRDNKRLIETLKNLRNLGNTVVVVEHDTETIESADYVIDMGPGAGVHGGEVVAKGAPEEIKENPNSLTGKYLSGKLKIEVPKERRKPKDKWLRVVGASEHNLKNVTVEIPLGLFVCVTGVSGSGKSTLINEILYKALAKEIYKSKVIPGKHERIEGIEFIDKVIRVDQSPIGRTPRSNPATYVDLFTPIRELFASTPEARARGYRKGRFSFNVPGGRCEACKGDGVVKIEMHFLPDVYVTCDVCQGKRFNRETLEIRYKGKNIHDVLEMTVEEAMEFFKNHPKIFNRLKTLYDVGLGYIKLGQPATTLSGGEAQRVKLAKELSKRGTGNTLYILDEPTTGLHIHDVKKLIDVLQKLVDKGNTVIVIEHNLDLIKCADWVIDLGPEGGERGGMVVATGTPEEVAKTDTWTGRFLREVLPK
- a CDS encoding peroxiredoxin, with product MALVGQKAPEFCLNAYDPVKKEYTEVKLSDYAGKFLVLCFYPADFTFVCPTEIAAVNAKIDEIRELGAEVLAVSTDTHFSHQIFCETEPLLKDLKFPLAADPTGKTARDYGVYIEEAGLARRGRFIINPDGVIVAEEVLNPPVGRNVNELLRQLSAWKYVYENPDEVCPANWRPGKKTLKPGPDIAGKVGTVVTIDDILS
- the pstS gene encoding phosphate ABC transporter substrate-binding protein PstS → MKKITALSLSAAVLFFGCWGGKKEEGKRTEKKTVINGAGATFPYPVYANWAKEYEKATGVKVNYQAIGSGGGIRQVTERTVDFGGSDEMLPPKELDKRKLYQFPAIVGSIVVVYNLPGVGDTELKLSNKEVCDIFMGRVKYWDDPEIRKNNPNVKLTHQRITVVHRAEGSGTTWNFTYWLSNVCPEWKNKIGYGKVVNWPAGIGAKGNAGVTNYVKQTPGAIGYVEYAYKLQNNLKAAQLQTREGNFVKPNEKTFKAAASHANWNLKDHFYLLGNLLLQPGKESWPLTATSVILLPREKKEKNKLVVDFFDWSFKNGDKIAVKLGYVPLPKSTKEMIRKYWKEVVLK
- a CDS encoding DUF1439 domain-containing protein, translating into MKKLLKLLLPLVLVVSCTYELSIPESKLESYVCKEFPKKSEIFLSKVIVKNPDLKLLGNNKGELSFYLEVVPPLGKEIDAKVDAIGTFQFDSKTKTLYLVDLKPKDVVLNGKKFESDLVNKTVNFIIRDVLKGIPVYKIEGKKAKLVKGIEIKRGKLVVKLGI
- a CDS encoding ankyrin repeat domain-containing protein yields the protein MKRALILSLLIAASPISYSFAQKAQSIQVDKKIKREFFFSLRNHDFEKAEELIASGKIPVDIKNKFGQTPLYYAVDANSVDFARFLIKHGAKINAKDYFGFTPLHEAVVRGSYEVAKLLIEKGAKVNERDKYGYTPLHLVCIYNRPKTAKLLIENGAKVNEKDNYGNTPLHYCGTSKGSYAATKVLLENGADPSIKNQRGKTPLDLANESKNYRVARLMAKYLKVKRNGS